Genomic segment of Desulfuromonadaceae bacterium:
CCGGGTGTTCCATTCCAAACGGCGCAAAGGCTATCGCAAGACCTATGGACATCGTCAGCCCATTACCCGTCTCAAAATTATTGGTATCGAGGCTTAGGAGGTTTAGTCATGGCTCATAAAAAAGCCGCGGGAAGTTCCCGTAACGGCCGCGATAGCGCCGGCCAACGCCTCGGAGTCAAACGCTTCGGAGGCCAGGAAGTGACTGCCGGTTCGATTCTGGTGCGTCAGCATGGTACGACTTTCCACCCCGGCACCAATGTCGGTTGCGGCAAGGACTACACACTGTTCGCGCTGGTCGATGGCGTGGTCAAGTTCGAACGTAAAGACAAGGTTCGTCAGAAAATCAGTGTCTACCCGGCCTGATTTTATCGGCGCTGTTGTCGAAGTATCGCTGCAAGCCCGAGGTTCGGTTGAACTTCGGGCTTGTTCGTTTTTTGGCCGAATGCAAACGATGCAATTCATAAATCACTAGCGGGGGCTGTATCCCCGTGTAAACACGGAAACAGCAGAGTTAAAGCAATGCGTTTTGTCGATGAAGTCAAAATAAATGTCAAGGCAGGTG
This window contains:
- the rpmA gene encoding 50S ribosomal protein L27 — protein: MAHKKAAGSSRNGRDSAGQRLGVKRFGGQEVTAGSILVRQHGTTFHPGTNVGCGKDYTLFALVDGVVKFERKDKVRQKISVYPA